A window of Rhabdothermincola salaria contains these coding sequences:
- a CDS encoding glucose 1-dehydrogenase gives MDAITIEPGRSNSVRLEPVPEPGPEQGPIVVESIATGVCGTDAEIVAGEYGEAPEGEGRLVLGHESLGRVVDPGPYGGFEVGDLVVGVVRRPDPVPCRSCAVGESDMCRNGRFTERGIKGRHGFMAERWGIEPEHAVRVSPALGALGVLMEPASVVAKAWEQVDRVGDRAFWEPRTVLVTGTGPIGLLAALIGCQRGLDVVVLGRHDTGPKADLVTGLGARLVFDIDELDDDPDVVVEATGAGTVIAGALDRVAPGGVVCLTGLGGDGHRPRSTLAELATQLVLDNTVVVGSVNANRRHFVKAHDVLCAADQDWLAGLITRRMSPTEAVDALREGGDDVKAVVDWT, from the coding sequence ATGGACGCCATCACCATCGAACCGGGTCGATCGAACAGCGTGCGCCTCGAGCCGGTGCCCGAACCCGGCCCGGAGCAGGGCCCCATCGTGGTGGAGAGCATCGCCACCGGGGTCTGCGGCACCGATGCCGAGATCGTGGCCGGGGAGTACGGCGAGGCCCCCGAGGGCGAGGGCCGCCTGGTGCTCGGCCACGAGTCGTTGGGGCGCGTCGTCGACCCGGGCCCCTACGGCGGGTTCGAGGTCGGCGACCTGGTGGTGGGCGTGGTGCGCCGCCCCGACCCGGTGCCGTGCCGCAGCTGTGCGGTGGGGGAGTCGGACATGTGCCGCAACGGGCGCTTCACCGAGCGGGGCATCAAGGGTCGCCACGGCTTCATGGCCGAGCGGTGGGGCATCGAACCCGAGCACGCCGTGCGGGTGAGCCCCGCTCTGGGGGCGCTCGGCGTGCTGATGGAGCCGGCGTCGGTGGTGGCCAAGGCGTGGGAGCAGGTCGACCGGGTCGGCGACCGGGCGTTCTGGGAGCCGCGCACGGTGCTGGTGACCGGGACCGGGCCGATCGGCCTGCTGGCCGCCCTGATCGGGTGCCAGCGGGGCCTCGACGTGGTCGTGCTGGGCCGCCACGACACCGGTCCCAAGGCCGACCTGGTGACGGGCCTGGGGGCCCGGCTCGTGTTCGACATCGACGAGCTCGACGACGATCCGGACGTGGTGGTCGAGGCCACCGGTGCGGGCACGGTGATCGCCGGAGCCCTCGATCGGGTGGCGCCGGGCGGGGTGGTGTGCCTCACCGGCCTGGGCGGTGACGGGCACCGGCCCCGGTCGACCCTCGCCGAGCTGGCCACCCAGCTGGTGCTCGACAACACGGTGGTGGTCGGCTCGGTGAACGCCAACCGACGCCACTTCGTCAAGGCCCACGACGTGTTGTGCGCCGCCGACCAGGACTGGCTGGCGGGGCTGATCACCCGTCGCATGAGCCCGACCGAGGCGGTCGACGCCCTGCGCGAGGGCGGCGACGACGTGAAGGCCGTCGTCGACTGGACCTGA
- a CDS encoding STAS domain-containing protein → MSADLDQPLKIVVSSEGDTVVVSLTGELDPHTVPMLADELDDAIDGGATSVALDLSGLTFIDSSGLRVVIATHRRLEESGGRLVLRAPSDTVRRLLELTGLLGHIDIV, encoded by the coding sequence GTGTCCGCTGATCTCGATCAACCGCTCAAGATCGTCGTCTCCTCCGAGGGTGACACCGTCGTGGTGTCGCTCACCGGGGAGCTCGACCCCCACACCGTGCCGATGCTGGCCGACGAGCTCGATGACGCCATCGACGGCGGCGCCACCTCGGTGGCCCTCGACCTGTCGGGGCTCACGTTCATCGATTCGTCGGGCCTCCGGGTGGTGATCGCCACCCACCGGCGCCTCGAGGAGTCCGGTGGCCGCTTGGTGCTGCGAGCCCCGAGCGACACCGTTCGCCGCCTGCTGGAGCTCACGGGCCTGCTCGGCCACATCGACATCGTCTGA
- a CDS encoding SigB/SigF/SigG family RNA polymerase sigma factor — protein MAETQDPPIAEWFVEFRRTRDRRLRNKLVEHHMRVVEYSVRRYSNRGVPTEDLRQVGLMAVVNAVDRFDPEVGVAFSTFASRTIEGELKRYFRDKTWSVRPPRRAQELHLDLRRTDEELTHALGRSPTVAELADALDVSEDHVLEALEAGTAHQAASLDQPAPGGDDEGATRGERLLGEVDGGFGRVDREMIIRELVAGLPERERTIIFLRFFEGKTQPEIAEMVGVSQSYLSRILRRTLLELKDRLGDLPLYDEGL, from the coding sequence ATGGCCGAGACCCAGGATCCGCCGATCGCCGAGTGGTTCGTCGAGTTCCGGCGCACTCGCGACCGCCGCCTGCGCAACAAGCTCGTCGAGCACCACATGCGTGTCGTCGAGTACTCCGTGCGCCGCTACTCGAACCGGGGGGTCCCCACCGAGGACCTGCGCCAGGTCGGGCTCATGGCGGTGGTCAACGCCGTCGACCGCTTCGACCCCGAGGTCGGGGTGGCCTTCTCCACCTTCGCCAGCCGCACCATCGAGGGCGAACTCAAGCGGTACTTCCGGGACAAGACCTGGTCGGTGCGCCCGCCGCGCCGGGCCCAGGAGCTGCACCTCGACCTGCGGCGCACCGACGAGGAGCTCACCCACGCCCTCGGCCGGTCTCCCACCGTCGCCGAACTGGCCGACGCGCTCGACGTGAGCGAGGACCACGTCCTCGAAGCGCTCGAGGCGGGCACCGCCCACCAGGCGGCCAGCCTCGACCAGCCCGCACCGGGCGGAGACGACGAGGGGGCCACCCGTGGCGAGCGTCTGCTCGGCGAGGTCGACGGTGGCTTCGGTCGGGTCGACCGCGAGATGATCATCCGCGAGCTGGTGGCAGGGCTGCCCGAGCGGGAGCGCACGATCATCTTCCTGCGCTTCTTCGAGGGCAAGACCCAGCCCGAGATCGCCGAGATGGTCGGCGTGAGCCAGTCGTACCTCTCGCGCATCCTGCGGCGCACGCTGCTCGAGCTGAAGGATCGCCTGGGCGACCTCCCCCTCTACGACGAGGGGCTGTAG
- the treZ gene encoding malto-oligosyltrehalose trehalohydrolase, whose amino-acid sequence MAHEFRVWAPAAEQVELELPTRTTEPTAAPQGTDSTGTTGGSDGASRRLPMTSDDGGWWSLTVDDAGPGTDYLFRVDGGDARPDPRSPWQPHGVHGPSRVLDHEAFTWHDDGWDAGPLAGAVVYELHIGTFTGDPRTVAAATGDDYHGGTFRTAIEHLDALVELGVTHVELMPVAAFAGRWGWGYDGVDLYAPHPTYGDPDDLKTLVDACHQRGLAVLLDVVYNHLGPEGNYLGVFGPYFTDFFTTPWGDAVNLSGPGSHEVRRFLVDNALMWLRDYHIDGLRLDAVHALIDTSAVHILEQLATEVDELSDQLGRRLVLVAESDRNDPRLLEPRSAGGYGIDAHWNDDFHHAVHTALTGEHDSYYADYVGLTPLAESLRHAYVYRGQYSEHRDRYHGRAPEGLSGASFVGYAQNHDQIGNRARGERLGHLLSTDRLKIAGALVFTSPFVPMLFQGQEWAASAPFPFFADHHADPALAEAVRNGRMAEFAEFGWSPEEVADPESPATFTEAVLDWSERDAGRHAEMRAWYARLLQLRAGRPDLLDGRFDRVTVAVDDAHGTLVLRRGAVAVAVNLGAEQATLPIPGAGADADLLMASHETVALEGPGVALPPDSVAVIGL is encoded by the coding sequence ATGGCGCATGAGTTCCGGGTGTGGGCGCCGGCCGCCGAGCAGGTGGAGCTCGAGCTGCCCACCCGCACCACCGAGCCCACCGCGGCCCCCCAGGGCACCGACTCCACCGGCACCACGGGCGGCAGCGACGGAGCCAGCCGCCGGCTGCCCATGACGTCGGACGACGGCGGCTGGTGGAGCCTCACCGTCGACGACGCCGGCCCCGGCACCGACTACCTGTTCCGCGTCGACGGCGGCGACGCCCGTCCCGACCCCCGCTCCCCGTGGCAGCCCCACGGCGTGCACGGGCCGTCCCGGGTGCTCGACCACGAGGCCTTCACCTGGCACGACGACGGCTGGGACGCCGGCCCGCTCGCCGGAGCCGTCGTCTACGAGCTCCACATCGGGACCTTCACCGGCGACCCCCGCACCGTGGCCGCCGCCACCGGCGACGACTACCACGGCGGCACCTTCCGCACGGCCATCGAGCACCTCGACGCGCTCGTCGAGCTCGGCGTCACCCACGTCGAGCTCATGCCGGTGGCCGCCTTCGCCGGGCGCTGGGGATGGGGCTACGACGGGGTCGACCTCTACGCCCCCCACCCCACCTACGGCGACCCCGACGACCTGAAGACCCTCGTCGACGCCTGCCACCAGCGCGGCCTCGCCGTCCTCCTCGACGTCGTCTACAACCACCTCGGGCCCGAGGGGAACTACCTCGGCGTCTTCGGGCCCTACTTCACCGACTTCTTCACCACCCCGTGGGGCGACGCCGTCAACCTGTCGGGCCCCGGCAGCCACGAGGTGCGACGCTTCCTCGTCGACAACGCCCTGATGTGGCTGCGCGACTACCACATCGACGGCCTGCGCCTCGATGCCGTGCACGCCCTCATCGACACCAGCGCCGTGCACATCCTCGAACAGCTCGCGACCGAGGTCGACGAGCTCTCCGACCAGCTCGGCCGCCGCCTGGTGCTCGTCGCCGAGAGCGACCGCAACGACCCGCGCCTGCTCGAACCCCGCAGCGCGGGCGGCTACGGCATCGACGCCCACTGGAACGACGACTTCCACCACGCCGTGCACACCGCCCTCACCGGTGAGCACGACAGCTACTACGCCGACTACGTGGGCCTCACGCCGCTGGCCGAGTCGCTACGCCACGCCTACGTCTACCGAGGCCAGTACAGCGAGCACCGCGACCGCTACCACGGGCGGGCCCCCGAGGGCCTGAGCGGGGCGTCCTTCGTCGGCTACGCCCAGAACCACGATCAGATCGGCAACCGGGCCCGGGGCGAACGGCTCGGCCACCTGCTCTCGACCGATCGCCTCAAGATCGCCGGTGCGCTCGTGTTCACGTCGCCGTTCGTGCCCATGCTCTTCCAAGGCCAGGAGTGGGCGGCATCGGCGCCGTTCCCGTTCTTCGCCGACCACCACGCCGACCCCGCCCTGGCCGAGGCCGTGCGCAACGGACGGATGGCGGAGTTCGCCGAGTTCGGCTGGTCGCCCGAGGAGGTGGCCGACCCCGAGTCCCCGGCGACCTTCACCGAGGCCGTGCTCGACTGGTCCGAGCGTGATGCGGGCCGACACGCGGAGATGAGGGCCTGGTACGCCCGCCTCCTGCAGCTGCGCGCCGGCCGACCGGACCTGCTCGACGGCCGCTTCGACCGCGTCACCGTCGCCGTCGACGACGCTCACGGCACCCTGGTGCTGCGCCGCGGTGCCGTCGCCGTCGCCGTCAACCTCGGCGCCGAGCAGGCCACCCTGCCCATCCCGGGCGCCGGAGCCGACGCCGACCTGCTCATGGCCTCCCACGAGACGGTGGCTCTCGAGGGCCCCGGCGTGGCCCTGCCCCCGGACAGCGTGGCCGTCATCGGCCTCTGA
- the glgX gene encoding glycogen debranching protein GlgX: protein MHPWPGEPFPLGATYDGGGTNFSVFTEMAEKVELCLFDPGDPGGTTGSTEEVRVRLREVDGYCWHAYVPGVGPGTRYGYRIHGPWNPEEGQWCNPNKLLLDPYAKAVDGEVDWTQACFPYDFGEPFSRNDDDSGPHVPRGVVHNPFFDWGNDRHPKVPMHQTVIYEAHVKGLTATHPDVPEELRGTYAGVAHPAIIDHLTGLGITSLELQPVHQFVHDSHLVDKGLRNYWGYNSIGFFAPHNGYASAATTGSQVQEFKTMVKVLHEAGIEVILDVVYNHTAEGNHMGPVLSFKGLDNAAYYRLMADDRRYYMDYTGTGNTLNMRHPHVLQLVMDSLRYWVTEMHVDGFRFDLASTLARGLHEVDRLSAFFDLIQQDPVVSQVKLIAEPWDIGEGGYQVGNFPPQWSEWNGRYRDTVRDYWRGEHATLAEFASRFTGSSDLYQSDSRHPVASINFVTAHDGFTLHDLVSYNDKHNADNGEDNNDGESHNRSWNCGVEGPTDDPEVVALRARQQRNFLTTLFLSQGVPMVLMGDEVSRTQGGNNNAYCQDNEIAWFDWDDVANHEEMLGFTRRLSRLRADHPVFRRRRWFKTRSIRGSDAHDIVWLRADATEMTDEDWDVGYAKSMAVVLNGDAIPWPGPRGEPVVDDTFMIIFNAHHEPLSWTVPGPPWGEAWVPVLDTSRPTLGTEDALVAAATAAGVSQATAEAVGTVGAVVAVGAIGAPDGLHELQAEGQFQVDARSVVVLRRTH, encoded by the coding sequence ATGCATCCTTGGCCCGGTGAGCCCTTCCCCCTCGGCGCGACCTACGACGGGGGCGGCACCAACTTCTCGGTGTTCACCGAGATGGCCGAGAAGGTCGAGCTGTGCCTCTTCGACCCGGGCGATCCCGGCGGCACCACCGGCAGCACCGAGGAGGTGCGGGTCCGCCTGCGCGAGGTCGACGGCTACTGCTGGCACGCCTACGTCCCCGGCGTGGGGCCCGGCACCCGCTACGGCTACCGGATCCACGGCCCCTGGAACCCGGAGGAAGGCCAGTGGTGCAACCCCAACAAGCTCCTCCTCGACCCCTACGCCAAGGCCGTCGACGGCGAGGTCGACTGGACCCAGGCCTGCTTCCCCTACGACTTCGGCGAGCCCTTCTCCCGCAACGACGACGACAGCGGCCCCCACGTGCCCCGCGGCGTGGTGCACAACCCGTTCTTCGACTGGGGCAACGACCGCCACCCCAAGGTGCCCATGCACCAGACGGTGATCTACGAGGCCCACGTCAAGGGCCTCACCGCCACCCACCCCGACGTCCCCGAGGAGCTGCGCGGCACCTACGCCGGGGTGGCCCACCCGGCGATCATCGACCACCTCACCGGATTGGGCATCACCTCGCTCGAGCTGCAGCCCGTCCACCAGTTCGTCCACGACAGCCACCTCGTCGACAAGGGACTGCGCAACTACTGGGGTTACAACTCCATCGGCTTCTTCGCCCCCCACAACGGCTACGCCAGCGCGGCCACCACCGGGAGCCAGGTCCAGGAGTTCAAGACCATGGTGAAGGTGCTCCACGAGGCGGGCATCGAGGTGATCCTCGACGTCGTCTACAACCACACCGCCGAGGGCAACCACATGGGGCCGGTGCTCTCGTTCAAGGGCCTCGACAACGCCGCCTACTACCGGCTGATGGCCGACGACCGCCGCTACTACATGGACTACACCGGCACCGGCAACACACTGAACATGCGCCACCCCCACGTGCTGCAGCTGGTGATGGACTCGCTGCGCTACTGGGTGACCGAGATGCACGTCGACGGGTTCCGCTTCGACCTGGCCTCCACGCTCGCTCGCGGCCTGCACGAGGTCGACCGCCTCTCGGCCTTCTTCGACCTCATCCAGCAGGACCCCGTCGTCAGCCAGGTGAAGCTCATCGCCGAGCCGTGGGACATCGGTGAGGGCGGCTACCAGGTCGGCAACTTCCCGCCGCAGTGGTCGGAGTGGAACGGTCGCTACCGCGACACCGTGCGCGACTACTGGCGAGGGGAGCACGCCACGCTGGCCGAGTTCGCCTCCCGCTTCACCGGCTCGAGCGACCTCTACCAGAGCGACTCGCGCCACCCCGTGGCGTCGATCAACTTCGTCACCGCCCACGACGGCTTCACCCTCCACGACCTCGTCTCCTACAACGACAAGCACAACGCCGACAACGGCGAGGACAACAACGACGGCGAGAGCCACAACCGGTCCTGGAACTGCGGCGTGGAAGGACCCACCGACGACCCCGAGGTCGTGGCCCTGCGGGCCCGCCAGCAACGCAACTTCCTCACCACGCTCTTCCTCTCCCAGGGGGTGCCCATGGTGCTCATGGGCGACGAGGTCAGCCGCACCCAGGGTGGCAACAACAACGCCTACTGCCAGGACAACGAGATCGCCTGGTTCGACTGGGACGACGTCGCGAACCACGAGGAGATGCTCGGCTTCACCCGCCGGCTCAGCCGCCTGCGGGCCGACCACCCCGTGTTCCGCCGGCGGCGCTGGTTCAAGACCCGGTCCATCCGCGGCTCCGACGCCCACGACATCGTCTGGCTGCGGGCCGACGCCACCGAGATGACCGACGAGGACTGGGACGTCGGCTACGCCAAGTCCATGGCCGTGGTCCTCAACGGCGACGCCATCCCGTGGCCCGGACCCCGAGGCGAGCCCGTCGTCGACGACACGTTCATGATCATCTTCAACGCCCACCACGAGCCGCTGTCGTGGACGGTGCCCGGTCCACCGTGGGGGGAGGCCTGGGTGCCCGTGCTCGACACCAGCCGCCCCACCCTCGGCACCGAGGACGCCCTGGTCGCGGCGGCCACCGCCGCGGGCGTGAGCCAGGCCACCGCCGAAGCCGTGGGCACGGTGGGGGCGGTCGTGGCGGTGGGGGCCATCGGCGCCCCCGACGGACTCCACGAGCTGCAGGCCGAGGGCCAGTTCCAGGTGGACGCCCGGTCCGTCGTCGTGCTGCGCCGCACCCACTGA
- a CDS encoding ATP-binding protein has product MSTQRATATFAADLESAAAARHFAEDRLREWGAEELVESTRLLVSELMVNAVLHTGTPARLTLELDVGCLRAEVVDGGEGDVARRPYEPDAPTGRGLMIVDALATRWGVDEFDAGKVVWFELDRQLTSPSVRGRSASG; this is encoded by the coding sequence ATGAGCACCCAGCGGGCCACGGCGACGTTCGCAGCCGATCTCGAGAGCGCGGCGGCCGCTCGCCACTTCGCCGAGGACCGCCTGCGGGAATGGGGCGCCGAGGAGCTCGTCGAGTCGACCCGGCTCCTGGTCAGCGAGCTCATGGTCAACGCGGTGCTCCACACCGGCACTCCGGCCAGGCTCACGCTGGAGCTCGACGTGGGTTGTCTGCGCGCCGAGGTGGTCGATGGCGGCGAGGGGGATGTGGCTCGCCGGCCCTACGAGCCCGATGCCCCGACCGGCCGCGGCCTGATGATCGTCGATGCCCTCGCCACCCGGTGGGGTGTCGACGAGTTCGACGCGGGCAAGGTCGTGTGGTTCGAGCTGGACCGTCAGCTCACCAGCCCCTCGGTGCGGGGCAGGTCCGCCTCCGGCTGA
- a CDS encoding TetR/AcrR family transcriptional regulator, whose amino-acid sequence MPNPSSPPTTREKVLQAGLDLWIDTPPAELFGGLNVSRLAKAAGITRATFYAYWSTTQEYLDELVDHITDPTADGYDPAVVDLMNQMALGDGDLHAQFEQACQMQLRTVVDDPALRVRLGMLAKLDDPVVAEKLRRQYRITEKRAVAASELMLTRWGREARPPVTMDNLAALYSTFMDAFAARHLIDPEGAPVELYSWAAFAMLITLTRMQDDGADLPVVAGLMTRFPSDGERVRHGRTTPQSQMTAFAHTHDRVVTPFDIAATARGLLTERPWQELSIEEVATAAGISAGEIHRLFGSKHALGIGVFLMLADESFTSIPDGLDPITELRTMIALATALMERSQPLTQSAILVFAGMSESYAPGAVTWGPIPRIVALVGAAQQAGQLDPDLDTEAFAMAMLRTLLTHAQPAVRTGDLNPVDPTELMLLGAGAPPADDQAPIATLRTVS is encoded by the coding sequence GTGCCGAACCCGTCCTCCCCCCCCACCACACGTGAGAAGGTCCTCCAGGCCGGCCTCGACCTGTGGATCGACACTCCGCCCGCCGAGCTCTTCGGCGGGCTCAACGTCTCCCGGCTGGCCAAGGCGGCCGGCATCACCCGGGCCACCTTCTACGCCTACTGGAGCACCACCCAGGAGTACCTCGACGAGCTGGTCGACCACATCACCGACCCAACCGCCGACGGCTACGACCCCGCCGTCGTCGACCTCATGAACCAGATGGCCCTGGGCGACGGCGACCTCCACGCCCAGTTCGAGCAGGCCTGCCAGATGCAGCTGCGCACCGTGGTCGACGACCCCGCCCTCCGGGTGCGCCTGGGCATGCTGGCCAAGCTCGACGACCCGGTGGTGGCCGAGAAGCTCCGCCGCCAATACCGCATCACCGAGAAGCGAGCGGTCGCCGCGTCGGAGCTGATGCTCACCCGCTGGGGCCGGGAGGCCCGTCCCCCGGTGACCATGGACAACCTCGCCGCCCTCTACTCCACCTTCATGGACGCCTTCGCGGCTCGCCACCTCATCGACCCCGAGGGTGCTCCCGTCGAGCTGTACTCCTGGGCGGCGTTCGCCATGCTCATCACGCTCACCCGCATGCAGGACGACGGCGCCGACCTGCCGGTCGTGGCGGGCCTCATGACCCGCTTCCCCTCCGACGGCGAGCGCGTCCGCCATGGCCGCACCACCCCCCAGAGCCAGATGACGGCGTTCGCCCACACCCACGACCGCGTCGTCACCCCCTTCGACATCGCCGCGACCGCCCGAGGGCTGCTCACCGAACGGCCATGGCAGGAGCTCAGCATCGAAGAGGTGGCCACCGCTGCCGGCATCTCCGCCGGTGAGATCCACCGCCTGTTCGGCTCCAAGCACGCCCTCGGCATCGGGGTGTTCCTGATGCTGGCCGACGAGTCGTTCACCTCCATCCCCGACGGACTCGATCCCATCACCGAGCTGCGGACCATGATCGCCCTGGCCACCGCGCTCATGGAGCGCTCCCAGCCGCTCACCCAGAGCGCCATCCTCGTGTTCGCGGGCATGAGCGAGAGCTACGCGCCCGGGGCCGTCACGTGGGGCCCCATCCCCCGCATCGTCGCCCTCGTCGGCGCCGCCCAGCAGGCCGGCCAGCTCGACCCCGACCTCGACACCGAGGCCTTCGCCATGGCCATGTTGCGCACGCTGCTCACCCACGCCCAACCGGCCGTGCGCACCGGCGACCTCAACCCGGTGGACCCCACCGAGCTGATGCTCCTCGGCGCCGGGGCCCCACCGGCCGACGACCAGGCGCCCATCGCTACCCTCCGCACCGTCAGCTGA
- a CDS encoding DUF559 domain-containing protein — MAALLREGDDAALATSSAAAVLGFGGFALLPPHVMRVRRARDPRTPVSHTSTRFHVGHVTVIDGLRVTTAARTLFDLAARVHPDRVARLTDRCLSLRLTTYRDLLAMLEDLQGRGRPGIRTMRSILEDRSDPDYRPTDSNLEHRFEQILRDHDVAGFERQVTIGDDGGVIGRVDYTHRQATVIVEIQSELYHRSLVDRERDQVRLGRLRASGWTVLEIAEVDVWHQPGRVVATLRNAVRSSRHAHPAAHPPAPQHE; from the coding sequence ATGGCCGCACTACTCCGTGAGGGCGATGATGCGGCCCTCGCCACGTCCTCCGCCGCCGCGGTCCTCGGGTTCGGCGGGTTCGCTCTGCTCCCCCCTCACGTGATGCGGGTCCGGCGCGCCCGTGACCCGAGGACCCCCGTGAGCCACACCTCCACGAGGTTCCACGTCGGCCACGTGACCGTGATCGACGGGCTGCGGGTCACCACGGCGGCCCGCACCCTGTTCGACCTCGCCGCCCGTGTGCACCCCGATCGCGTCGCCCGCCTCACGGACCGGTGCTTGAGCCTGCGGCTCACCACCTACCGCGATCTGCTCGCCATGCTCGAGGATCTGCAAGGTCGCGGCCGTCCCGGGATCCGCACCATGCGTTCGATCCTCGAGGACCGCAGCGATCCGGACTACCGGCCGACCGATTCCAACCTCGAGCACCGCTTCGAGCAGATCCTCCGGGACCACGACGTCGCCGGCTTCGAGCGCCAGGTGACGATCGGCGACGACGGCGGCGTGATCGGACGGGTCGACTACACCCATCGCCAGGCCACCGTCATCGTCGAGATCCAAAGCGAGCTGTACCACCGCAGCCTTGTCGACCGCGAGCGCGACCAGGTCCGCCTCGGTCGGCTCCGCGCCAGCGGCTGGACCGTGCTCGAGATCGCCGAGGTCGACGTCTGGCACCAGCCCGGGCGGGTCGTGGCGACCCTCCGCAACGCCGTGCGGTCCTCCCGACACGCTCACCCCGCCGCCCATCCACCCGCCCCCCAGCACGAGTAG
- a CDS encoding acyl-CoA dehydrogenase family protein, with protein sequence MERTLLTDDHEMFRESVRAFVAKEITPHTEEWDSAGIVPRELFTKAGDNGFLAMAAPEQYGGGGVDDFRYNQVLAEEMAYAGTGGAGLGITLHNDICLPYFLSLTTDDQKARWLPGIASGELITAIAMTEPGIGSDLAGMSTSAIRDGDHYVVNGSKTFITNGINADLVITAVKTDPSQRHKGMSLIVLERGMDGFERGRNLAKVGLKSQDTAELFFNDVHVPVDNLLGTEGMGFVHLVENLAQERLSIAVGAIAMARQALRWTLEYTDERQAFGRPVSSFQNSRFELADMATEIQIGEVFVDRCVEALVAGTLSVEEAAMAKYWTTELQKRVVDRCVQLHGGYGYMLEYPIARAYLDTRIQTIYGGTTEIMKEIIGRSLTP encoded by the coding sequence ATGGAACGCACGCTGCTCACCGACGACCACGAGATGTTCCGGGAGTCCGTCCGCGCCTTCGTGGCCAAGGAGATCACCCCGCACACCGAGGAGTGGGACAGCGCCGGCATCGTCCCCCGAGAGCTGTTCACCAAGGCGGGCGACAACGGCTTCCTCGCCATGGCCGCGCCCGAGCAGTACGGCGGCGGCGGGGTCGACGACTTCCGCTACAACCAGGTCCTCGCCGAGGAGATGGCCTACGCCGGCACCGGCGGAGCCGGGCTGGGCATCACCCTGCACAACGACATCTGCCTGCCGTACTTCCTCAGCCTCACCACCGACGACCAGAAGGCCCGCTGGCTGCCCGGCATCGCCTCGGGCGAGCTCATCACCGCCATCGCCATGACCGAACCCGGCATCGGCTCGGACCTCGCCGGCATGTCCACCAGCGCCATCCGCGACGGCGACCACTACGTGGTCAACGGCTCCAAGACCTTCATCACCAACGGCATCAACGCCGACCTGGTGATCACCGCCGTGAAGACCGACCCCAGCCAACGCCACAAGGGCATGAGCCTCATCGTGCTCGAACGGGGCATGGACGGCTTCGAACGGGGCCGCAACCTGGCCAAGGTCGGCCTCAAGAGCCAGGACACCGCCGAGCTGTTCTTCAACGACGTGCACGTGCCGGTCGACAACCTCCTCGGCACCGAGGGCATGGGCTTCGTGCACCTGGTCGAGAACCTGGCCCAGGAGCGGCTCTCCATCGCCGTGGGCGCCATCGCCATGGCCCGCCAGGCCCTGCGCTGGACCCTCGAGTACACCGACGAGCGCCAGGCCTTCGGTCGCCCGGTGTCCTCGTTCCAGAACAGCCGCTTCGAGCTGGCCGACATGGCCACCGAGATCCAGATCGGCGAGGTGTTCGTCGACCGCTGCGTGGAAGCCCTCGTGGCCGGCACGCTCAGCGTCGAGGAGGCCGCCATGGCCAAGTACTGGACGACCGAGCTGCAGAAGCGGGTCGTCGACCGCTGCGTGCAGCTCCACGGCGGCTACGGCTACATGCTCGAGTACCCCATCGCCCGGGCCTACCTCGACACCCGCATCCAGACCATCTACGGCGGCACCACCGAGATCATGAAGGAGATCATCGGCCGCTCCCTCACCCCCTGA
- a CDS encoding acetolactate decarboxylase has product MTIDPVLAHRLRVHTFRSDQLTDEDHDPGDIIQIHTAQDVQAGAYEGDVTVGDLRPLGHFGIGTLEGLDGELVVVDGEFWDIDVDGVARLAPDTARVPFAVLCDLVEATTIDVTGPLDRAGFEALVREHLPDPDGCYALRVEGRFAPVRFRSVARQHPPYRPLAEVLATDQHDFTVPELVGTMVGFCFPPDAGDLEFAGFHLHLLAADRSTGGHVFEADLHDARITLAHPHAVHVEL; this is encoded by the coding sequence GTGACGATCGACCCCGTCCTCGCCCACCGCCTGCGCGTGCACACCTTCCGCAGCGACCAGCTCACCGACGAGGACCACGACCCCGGCGACATCATCCAGATCCACACCGCCCAGGACGTGCAGGCCGGCGCGTACGAGGGCGACGTCACCGTCGGCGACCTGCGCCCGCTCGGCCACTTCGGGATCGGCACCCTCGAGGGCCTCGACGGCGAGCTCGTCGTCGTCGACGGCGAGTTCTGGGACATCGACGTCGACGGCGTGGCCCGGCTCGCCCCCGACACCGCCCGGGTCCCCTTCGCCGTGCTCTGCGACCTGGTCGAGGCGACCACCATCGACGTCACCGGGCCTCTCGACCGGGCCGGGTTCGAGGCCCTCGTCCGCGAGCACCTGCCCGATCCCGACGGCTGCTACGCCCTGCGGGTCGAGGGCCGCTTCGCGCCGGTGCGCTTTCGATCGGTCGCCCGCCAGCACCCGCCCTACCGGCCCCTGGCCGAGGTGCTCGCCACCGACCAGCACGACTTCACCGTCCCCGAGCTGGTCGGCACGATGGTCGGGTTCTGCTTCCCGCCCGACGCCGGCGACCTCGAGTTCGCCGGCTTCCACCTGCACCTCCTGGCCGCGGATCGCTCCACAGGAGGCCACGTCTTCGAGGCCGACCTCCACGATGCCCGGATCACCCTCGCCCACCCCCACGCGGTGCACGTCGAGCTCTGA